DNA sequence from the Zavarzinia compransoris genome:
TCCATGATGCCGCGCTTGATGCCCTGAAGGTCGTCGCCGCCCGCCGGGCTGGCCAGCAGGACGAAGAGGTCGACCATGTCGGCGACCGTGGTCTCGGACTGGCCGACCCCCACCGTCTCGATGAAGATGACGTCGAAGCCGGCGGCCTCGGCCAGCAGCATGGCTTCCCGCGTGCGCCGGGCGACGCCGCCCAGGGTGCCGCCGGACGGGCTCGGCCGGATATAGGCGTTCGGCTCGCGCGAGAGGGTTTCCATCCGCGTCTTGTCGCCCAGGATCGACCCGCCGGAGCGGCTGGACGAAGGATCGACGGCGAGCACGGCGACCTTGCGGCCGGAGCGGGTGAGATGGGTCCCGAACGCCTCGATGAAGGTCGATTTGCCCACCCCCGGCGGGCCGGAAAAGCCGATGCGGATGGCCTTGCCCGTCGCCGGCAGCAAATGGGCGATCAGGCGTGCCGCCTGCAGGCGGTGGTCGCTGCGGGTCGATTCGACCAGGGTGATCGCCCGGGCGAGGGCACGCCGCTGCCCGGCGAGAATGCCGCTGGCCAGATCCTGGGTGGCGGGAGAAAGCGAGGCCGCCGCTGCGGCTGGACGGGAACCGGTGATCATGGGCAGGATTTATCAGGACGGACGGTGAAAGACCATGCCCCTTCGGTACGGTCCCCGCCCCCCCATGGAGGACAGGATGAAGCGTACCCTTCCCCGCCTTGCCCCCCTGGCGCTCGCCGCCGCCGCGCTGTTCGCCGGCGCCAGCCCGGCGCTGGCCGGCGGCGCCGACCGGGTCGACCTTACCTATCGCGTCTTCCTGGGCGGCCTGCCCATCGTCGAGGTCGATACCAGGACCACGATCGACGGCGGCCGCTACCGCATGGACAATCTCACCCGTACCGTCGGCCTGTGGGAAAGCCTGTTCAAGGCACGGATGCAGAGCCGGGTCGACGGCAGCCTGGTCCCGGCCATGGGGGTCGAGGCCAGCCCCACCCTGTTCCAGTTGCGCTATGACGGGCGGGTGGGCCAGCGCCGCTCGGTCGACGTCACCTATGACCGCAACGGCCCGGTCGACATCCGCGCCGAACCGCCGAACGACCAGGACGGCCGCCGCCCGGTCGAGCCGGAATTCCTGCTCGGCGCCATCGACCCGTCGACCGCCGCCATGCTGGCGGCCGAAAACGGCGCGGACGACCAGATCTGCAAGCAGACGTTCAAGATCTTCGACGGCCGGCGGCGCTACGACGTCGCCTTCGAGAACAAGGGCCCGGACCACCTGAACGGCAACGACGACAATTTCTATGCCGGCGACGCGATCCATTGCGTCATCCGCTATCGCCGGGTGAAGGGTTTCGACCCGGACTGGGAACGGGCCAACGCGCGGAAATTCCCGAACGAGGTCGATATCTGGTTCGCGCGCTTCCCGGACCTGCCGCGCGCCGTGCCGGTGAAGGTGCAGGTCAAGACGGAATACGGCGTCACCGTCGCGCAATTGATCGGCCGGGCGCTGACCAGGACGGATTCCCTGGGCGATGCCGCCGCCCTGCTGCCCCCGCCCGATATGGACCACATGGGCGGCTGAGGCCGGCCGGCTGGGATCATATGGGCGGCTGAGGGCCGCCCGCCCCCCCAAACGAGAACGGGGCCCTTTCGGGCCCCGTTCCGGTTCTCAGTGCATGCTGCGCATCAGCGCCGTGCGTTCTTCGTCCGACAGCGGCGGATACTTCTTGGGGAAGAGCTGCTGGATCACGGCGATCAGCGCCGGCAGCAGGGTCACCGCCCCGATCATGTTCACCATGAACATGAAGGTCAGCAGCATCCCCATGTCGGCCTGGAACTTCAGGGCCGAGAAGCTCCAGGTCGAGACGCCGACGGCCAGGGTGAAGCCGGTGAACATGGTCGCGGAACCCACGTCCTTCAGCGCCTGCTCATAGGCCTGGAAGGGCGTCTTGCCGAGACGCATGTAGCGCTGGATGCGGTTGTACTCGTAGATGCCGTAATCGACGCCGATGCCGACCGCGATCGCCAGCACCGGCAGGGTCGAGATCTTCAGGCCGATCTGGGCCAGCGTCAGGAACATGTTGCCGATGATCGTGGACAGGATCAGCGGCAGCACGCAGCACAGCGAGCCGCGCCATTCGCGATAGGTCAGCAGCACGAGGCTGATCACCACCGCATAGACCCAGAGCAGCATCGGGATTTCCTGCTCCTCGACCACTTCGTTGGTCGCGGCGGTCACGCCGATCGAACCGGCGGCAAGGCGGATGCGCATGCCTTCCAGCTGGTTCTCCGGGCTGGCGCGGAAATCCTTCACCGCGGCGACGATCTTCTTGATCGTCACGGCCTTGCTGTCCTTGGTGAAGATCAGCAGCGGCAGCACGGTGCAGGTGGTGTTCAGGGTCATGGTCGAGGTCGGGATCGGGCCGACCGCCTGGGCGAGAACGCTGGTGTTACGGGGCAGGAAGTACCACTTCAGGTTACCCTCGCGCCACATCGAGCCGACCATCTTGGCCAGCAGCGGCAGGCCGATCGTCGACTGCACGCCTTCGACGTTCGCCATCTCCCACTGGAAGCGGTCGAGGACGGACATGTACTTGTGATCGACGCAGGCGCCTTCCGGCGTCTCCACGATCACGGTCAGGATGTTCACGCCGATGTCGAAATTGTCGATCACATAGCGGGTGTCGACATTGTAGCGGCTGTCGGGACGCAGTTCCGCGGCGCCGGCATGGACGTCGCCGATCTGCAGGCCCTTGGAGATATAGATGCCGGTCGCGCCCAGGATGGCGCAGGCGACGACCATGATCCAGGCGTTGCGCGGCTTGGCGATGCGGGCGACATAGGGCCACACGCGTTCGCGCTTCTCCATCTGCTTCTTCACGCGGCGGGCATATTCGCCCGTCGGCGCGATATAGGAGGCGAGCAGCGGCAACATCACCAGGTTGGAGATGATCTTCAGGCCGATACCGATGGAGGCGGTGATCGCCAGTTCGCGGATCATGCCGATCGGGATCAGGTAGAGCGTCGCGAAGCCGGCCAGGCAGGTGAAGAGTGCGATCGAGCCCGGCACCAGAAGGAAGGTGAAGGTATCGCGCGCCGCCTGTTCCTTGGTCTTGCCGTTGGCGATCTCGGCCGAGACCATGTTGATCTGCTGCACGCCGTGGGACACGCCGATGGCGAAGACCAGGAAGGGCACCAGCACCGCCAGGGGATCGAGCCCGAAGCCGAGCAGGTCGAGAATGCCGAACTGCCAGACCAGCGAGCACAGCGAGGCCGAGAGCGTGACGAAGGTGAGCAGCCACGACCGGCAGTAGAGCCAGAGCATGGCGACGGTCAGCAGGAAGGCGACGCCCATGAACATCACGACGCTTTCGGCGCCCTTCTTGATGTCGCCCATGATCTTGGCGAAGCCGACGATCTTCACCGAGATCCCGTCTTTCTCGTACTTCTGGCGGAAAGCCTCGAGATCGGCGGCGACGCGGAAATAATCCAGGCGCTGGCGGGTGTCGGGGTCGATGTCCTGAAGCTCGGCCGAGATCATCGACGATTCGAAATTGTTCGCCACCATGCGGCCGACGATGCCGGCCTTCAGCACGTTGGCGCGCACGATGTTCATCGATTCTTCGTCGGCCTTGAATTCCGCGGGCATGACGTCGCCGCCGGCGATGCCTTCCTCGGTGATTTCAAGGTAACGGGTGTTCGGCGTCCACAGCGAGGCCAGGGTCGGCCGCGCGACGCCGCGGATGAAGAAGATGTCGTCGGTCGCCTCACGCAGGACCTTCAGGTATTCCGGCGTGAAGATCGTCTTGTCCTTCTCGTTCTCGAGAACGACGACGATGCGGTTGGCACCGGCGAAATCGTCCTGATACTTGAGGAAGGTCTCGATATACTCGTGACCGATCGGCAGCATCTTTTCGAAGCCGGTATCCATGTGCAGGTGGGAGGCGAAATAGCCCATCACCACCGTCAATACGGCAAGGAAGGCCAGGATATAGGCTCTCACCCTGAACAGAAAATTCTCTACGTGCCGCAGCATCGAGTCTCCCCTTCCCCGCCGGTCCTTGCTTTCTGGACCGATCGTGTTTCCGCCGGGCCTACGGCGGCCCGGTCGATGTCATTGACCCATCGGGGGCGCAACTCCCCCGAATTCTTCGCTATTAGGACGCTCCAATCGCGGCGTCAACGACCTTCAGCCATCGAATCGCCCGGAAACTCTATTAGTTTTGACACTCGTCCCGGTTTAAAGGCCGAATGGCGTCATTCTGGCAACAAGGCCGTGAAAGTTTCGGCCATCGCCGCCTTGGCGGCACTTTCGCCGACGCCTTCGACCCGGCGCAGGGCGTACCAGGCGTGAAAGCCGGTGAAGGCGGCGAGCCGCGCCACCCTGGCCTCGCGCTGGGGCTTGCGCAGGCCCGACAGTTCGGGCTGGAACGTCACCTCGATCTGGATGCGCAGGGCATATTCGACCCGGGCGAAGGTCTGGCACAGGGTATCCGACAGGGGGGCCGCGATCTGCCCCGCCCAATAGACATTGCCCGCCTTCTCGAACAGGGCGAAGCGCTGGCGCACCAGGGCCCCGACCCGCGCCTTCAGCGGCTGATCCGGGCCGATCGGCTGGACCAGGGGCGAATAGCGCTCGACGCCATGGGCGACCGCGGCCGTGAACAGGGTTTCGAGGTCGGGGAAATGCTGGAACACCGAGCGGGTGGACACGCCCGAGCGTTCCGCGATCACCTTGGCCGGCGGCTTGAACTCGCCCTCCTCGAGAAGGGCGATCAAGGCATCGAGCACGGCCGCCCGCGTCCGCCGGGAGCGCGCCAGACGGCCGTCGACCTTGCCCGGCACCGGTGCCGGCGGGGCCGCGTCATCCTGGCCGCCGTGCCAAAGGCTGTTGCCGTCCGCCCCCCAGGGATGGGCCGCCTCGCCCATACGCACATTCTTCGCCAACGCAACCCCCGGAAGACGCAATCGGAAACCGAAATCAGAACAGGCCGCAGGGCCGGCCGGCGGCATCCACCGCGACCCCTTCGAGATGATAGCCCCCGTCGCAGGCCGCATCGCCGAAGCGGATCTTGCCCGGTTTCGCCGGCTTGGCCGGGGTGCGGGCCGGCGCCGGCGCGGGGGCCGCCACCGGGGCGGGGGCCGCCGGGATCGGGGTGATGGTCAGCGGCGCGGGCAGGCCGGCCGCCGGGCGCCCCTGCCCGCCCCGCGGCTTGGCCGGGACGGCGGGCAGGCTCGCCTCGCGGCCGGGGGCCTGGGGGTGCTGGGGATCGGCCCAGCGGCTGCGCAGGGTCTCGCCCGGCAGCAGCATGTCCTGCGGCGCCTTGGGCGCGGGCCGCGTGCCGATATCGCGCGATTCGAGCGGCGGCAATTCGGCGGACGACAATTCGGCATGGGCCGGCATCGGCAATGCCGCCGGCATTGCCAGGATGCACCACAGCGCGCATCTCTTGATTGCGTTCATGGCCGCCCCGCCACTCTTCCTGTCAGAGGGCGCAGGATAGCAGCAGTTTCACCCCCGGTGCAGGAATTTTCCCGCGATCGCATCGACCGCCAGCAGGCCCCCGCCGCGGGCGACGAGAACCAGGAGCCCGCCGCCCCAAAGGGCGAATTCGACCGCATTGAAGCTCACCCCGTCGCCGGTGAAGGGCACCACCAGCTGAATCATCAAGGTCACGCCGAGCAGCGCCAAGGCGCCCAGGCGGGTGAACAGGCCGGCGAAAAGCAGCAGCGCGCCCCCGGCCTCGGCAAGGGTGCCGGCCCAGGCGGCGACGGCCGGCGGCAACAGGGGCACGCGATAAATTTCCTGGAACAGGAAGATCGCATTGTCGCTGATGCCGAAGCCGTCGAAGCGGGTGCTGGCGCTCTTCCAGAATACGAGGCCGAGGCCGATCCGCAGGCCGAGCAGGCCCAGGGGTTCGCCCACGCGGGCGGCTTTGGCGATCAGGGCGTCGATCATCAGGCGGTCTCCATCGAGGTGGCGGTCCCGGCAAGGCAAAGCAGGCCGAGGCCGAGAATGCGGGCAAGGGCCGGGGCGGCCGCGTCCGGCGGCACGGTATCGAGCAGCGGCCCGAGGGCGGCATCCCCCGCGAGGCCGGAAAGGAGGGTGGCCTCGGCGGGGCCGAGGTCGGCGGCCCGGATCGCCCCCGCCTGGTCGCGCCAGACGGCGAGACGGCAGGGCCGGTCCAGCGGCTGTTCCGGCGTCCCGTCCCGCCCCGGCTGGTTGATCGCCCACAGATGGGCGACGTCGTGGCGGGCAGCGACCAGGCGGACGGACGGCAGGCGCCGCAGGCGCAGCCCCGCCAAGTCGCCGGCGGGCCGGGCGGCCAGGGTCGCCGCCTCCAGGATCGGGGCCGCCGGCGCCTGGGCGGCGCCGTGGCGGGCCCATTCGAAACCCGCCACCTCGGCGATCATGGGCAGGGCCGCCAGTTCGGGCTGAGCGCGCAGGACGTCATCCAGCCCCGCACCGTAAAGGGCGAGCCGGGGATCGTCCGGCGGGCGGGCGGCCAGGAAGCGCTGCGCCACAACATCGAAAGCGGCGGGCCCGAGCAGGCGGGCGACGACCGGGTAATGCAGCGCCAAGGCCGCCGTCAGGCTGGTCCGCACATGGTTGCGGTGGACCTGGAGGCGGCGGGCCGCCGGCACCCGCCCGCCGCGGACGGCAGCGACCAGGGCATCCGGCATGGCGCCCCGGCGCAGGCCCTCGGCGAAGGCGGCCTGAACTTCAGCCAATGTCAGTTCAGCCGCAGGCATGGCGTCGCCGCTCCGTCTCGAAGGCCCCGTCGATCGACGCCGCTTCGGCCAGAAGTTCGTCCAGCGAGGGCAGATCGCGGTCCCGTTCGAGCAGGACGGGCAAGTCGGGGCGCAGCGCCCGCACCCGGGACAGCAGGGCAAGGACGGCGGGCCCGACGGCGCTGCCGTGATCGTCGATCAGCAGATGGCCGCCGTCGTCGAGCGGCACGACGGCATGGCCGGCGACATGGATTTCACCCGCCGCCGCCAGCGGCATGGCCGCCAGCATCCGCTCGGGGTCGAGGTCCAGATTGGCCGCGCTGACCACGATATTGTTGAGGTCGAGCAGCAGGCCGCAGCCGGTCCGCGCGACCAGGGCGGCCAGGAACTCCCCCTCGCCCATCGCCGCGCCCTCGAAATCGAGATAGGCGGACGGGTTTTCCACCAGCAGCGGGCGGCCGATGCGGTCCTGCACCCGGGCGACATTGGCGGCGACGACGTCCAGCGCCTCGCGGCTGCGCGGCAGGGGCAGCAGGTCGTTCCAATAATGGCCGCCGCCGGCCGACCAGGCCAGATGATCCGAGACCAGCGCCGGCCGCAGGCGCCGGACGAGGCCGGCGAAGCGCGCGAGATGGGCCTCGTCCACGCCGCCGGCACTGCCCAGGGACAGGGCGACGCCATGGACCGACAGGGGCAAAGCCTCGGCGATCCGGTCCAGCAGGCGGTCGTCGGCGGCACCGCCCGGCATGTGGTTCTCGGCATGGATCTCGACGAAGGCGGGCAGCGGCCCGCCACCATCGAGCCGGGCCGCCAGCGCCGCGACATGGGGGGCGCGGAGGCCGATGCCGGTGCGCCCGAACGGCACCCCCCGGATCACGAAATCAGCCCTTGGGGGCGGCGCTGCCGCCGACCAGCTTGGCGCAGGTGCCGGCGGGCACCAGGATCCAGGCATCCTTCTGGCCGTCGACCGTCGAGGTGCCGGCGCAGGAACTGGACGCGGTCTGGCAATCGTTCTGGCCGGCCTTGACGACGCCGTAGCATTTCTCGTTGTCGGCGGCCTGGGCGGCGGTCGCGGCAAGGCCGGCCGCGGCGGCGACCGTGGCGGCCAGAAGGCCGGTGCGGGACAGAATGGACATGGTGATTCTCCTGATCGTCGGTCGAGGGACCGGTCGGTCCCGGTCGCATCTTCAGGTTCGGCGGCGCCGGTGAAAAGTTACGGCGCTCGAAATGCCTTCGTTTCGCTGTATTCTGGCCCCCTGAATCGGGCGGGGCGTTGCCGGCAGGCACGACCGCCCAAGGGGATGGGGCATGGCCGGCGACGGCGATCAGGCAGCGGCATTCAGCCAGTTGATGCAGGCGGCGCAGGACGGCGACCGGCGCGCCTATGCCACGCTGTTGCAGGCGATCACGCCCTATCTCCGCGCGCAGGTGCGGCGCTATCTGCGCAATCCCGCCGATGTCGAGGATGTGGTACAGGAAATCCTGCTGACCGTTCATCGCGTCCGCCAGACCTACGACCCGGCCCGGCCCTTCATGCCCTGGCTGGTGGCGATCGCGCGGCGCCGCGTGGTCGACCGCCTGCGCAGCAAGGGCCGGCTGGACGCGCGGGAAGTGGTGGTCGCCCCGGACGATGAAACTTTCACCATGGCCGCGGCGAATACGGAAGCGGAGCCACCCGACCACGAGGCTTTGCGGGCCGCGGTGGCCAAGCTGCCGCAGGGCCAGCGCCTGGCGGTCGAACTGCTGAAGTTCCAGGACCTGTCGCTGCGCGAGGCCTCGGAAAAGAGCGGCATGACCGTCGGGGCGCTGAAGGTCGCGGCGCATCGGGCCTACAAGGCCCTGCGCGCCGCCCTCGGCGGCAAGGCTGAAGCGGATGACGAGAGAGGTTGAGAGAGTAGCGGTGACGGCGGAAACGGATCGTCTGATCGAGGCCCTGGCGGGGTCGGCGGCGCCGGTGCGGCGCCTGCGGCCGCCCCTGGTGCGCGCAGCGTTCTGGCTGGCCGGCGCCGGTGCCCTGGTCGCCGCCTTCACCCTGTTCCACGCCGTGAATCAGGGCCACAGCCTCCGCTCCCTGTTCGGCGGCTTCGCCGATCTCAGCTTCACCCTGCAATGGCTGGCCAGCATCGCGACCGGGGTGACGGCGATCATCGCCGCCTTCGAACTGGCCCTGCCCGACCGGTCGCGGCGCTGGCGCCTGCTGCCTCTGCCGGCGGTGGTCCTCTGGCTGCTGACCATCGGCCACGGCTGCCTGACCGACTGGATCGAACGCGGGCCGGACGGTTTCGTCGCCGGCCACAGCCTCGATTGCTTCGTCGTCATCATCGGCACCAGCCTGCCGCTGGGCGCCGGCCTCGCCTGGATGCTGCGCCATGCGGAAGCGGCCTGGCCGCTGGAGACGATCACGGTCGGCGCCCTCGGCACCGCGGCCCTGTCGGCGGCCGGGCTCAGCCTCTATCACGATCTCGACGCCTCGATCATGATCCTGATCTGGCACGGCGGCACCACGGCGCTGATCGTCTGGGCCAGCCGCGTGCTCGGCCGGCGCTGGCTGCGCCGGCGCACCTCACCGCGACCTTGAGGGCATTGCGCCCGGCCGCGCATCGGGGGCATCCTGCGCCCGATGCAGGCGATAAGGAAAAGCGCGATGATCTACGAACTGGGTGACAAGCGGGTGGTGCGCGAAGAGGGCGCCTGGATCGCCCCCGGTGCCGTCGTGATCGGCGCCGTTACCCTGAAGCGGAATGCCAGCGTCTGGTTCAACGCCGTGATCCGCGGCGACAACGATCCCATCGTGATCGGCGAGAACACCAATATCCAGGACGGTTCCGTGCTCCACACCGACGACGGCGTGCCCCTGGAGATCGGCTCCCATGTCACCGTCGGCCACAAGGTGATGCTGCACGGCTGCATCGTCGGCGACAATTCGCTGATCGGCATCAATGCGGTGATCCTGAACCGGGCGAAGATCGGCCGGAACTGCATCATCGGCGCCAACAGCCTGATCCCCGAGGGGCGGGAAATCCCCGACGGCTCGCTGGTCATGGGCAGCCCGGGCAAGGTGATCCGCCAGTTGAGCGAGACCCAGGTGCAGATCCTGACCATGCAGGCGCTGCATTACGTCGAGAATGCCCGGCGCTATGCCCGCGACCTCAAGGTGCAGGACGCCTGAAAACGGGTAAGCCTGAAAACCGGTAAGAATGCACCGTTTCGGCGTCACCCCCCTTTCACGCCGGCGGGCCGCCCCCAGATAGACGGGGAATATCGAGGGAGAACCGAGCCGATGGCCGACCGTCCGCAGATCTTCGGCATTCCGACCAGCACCTTCTGCTGGACCGCCCGCCTCGTCTGCGCCGAAAAGGGCCAGGCGCATGATTTCTTCGAAATGATCCCGGGCGGCGTGCTGGACGGCGTGCGCCATCCCTTCGCCCGGGTGCCGGTGCTGCGCTTTCGCGGTATCACGGTCTATGAATCGCCGGCCATCGCCCGCTATCTCGACCGCGAACTGGCCGGCCCCCCGCTGCAACCGAAAGACAGCCTGGCGCTCGCCCGCATGGACCAATGGATCAGCGCGACCGCCGACTATCTCTACGACACGATGATCGGCGGCGTGGTCGCCCAGCGTCTCGTCGCCCCCCTCGACGGCCGGGAAGCCGACGAGGCGATCGTCGCCGAACAGGCCGCCGCCATGCGCGAGCAATTGGGCGTGGTCGACGAGATGCTGTGCTCCAACCGCTATCTCGCCGGCGCCGAGCTCACCCTTGCCGACCTCTTCCTCGCGCCGGTCATCCACTGGGTGGACAAGACCCCCGAAGGCAACGAGGCGCTGGACGTCTACCCCACCCTGCGCCGCTGGTTCCACGGCATCGCCGAGCGCGACGCCTTCCAGGCGACCTTGCCGATCGTCACCTTCTGAGGGGCGGCGGCCGCTGCCGCCGCCCGCGCAGGGTTTATTTCGCCTTCAGCGAGTCGCGGATTTCGGTCAGCAGTTCCTCGGTCTTGGTCGGGCCGGCCGGGGCCGCCGGGGTGCGCGCGATCACCTTGTTCACCGCCTTGATCAGGATGAAGACCGCGAAGGCGACGATCAGGAACTGGATCATCACGTTGATGAAGGAACCATAGGCGATCACCGCCGCCTTGGCCTCGCGCGCGGCCGCCAGCGAGGCATATTCGACGCCCGAGAGATTGATGTAGAGGCCCGAGAAATCGATGCCGCCGATGATCACGCCGATCGGCGGCATGATGATGTCGTCGACCAGCGAGGTCACGATCTTGCCGAAGGCGGCGCCGATGATCACGCCGACGGCGAGATCAAGGACGTTGCCGCGCATGATGAATGCTTTGAATTCGTTGAGCATGGATGCCCTCTCCATAACCGGCGGCCCCTTGCGGGCCGTCGCCCCATTAGAAATCATGGAGACGTCAACGCAAAGTTTTTGTCGATCGTCAAATTTTCTCCAGGGCGCCGGCGTAGATCTCGGGCTTGAAGCCGACCAGGAGCCGGCCGCCGAGGTCCAGCACCGGGCGCTTGATCATCGAGGGCTGGGCCAGCATCAGGGCGACGGCCTTCGCCCGGTCGATGCCCGCGCGCTCGGCCTCCGGCAGCTTGCGGAACGTGGTCCCGGCGCGATTGAGCAATGTCTCGAAGCCGAGGGCGTCGCACCAGGCGTTCAACTGCGCGGGCGCGATCCCCTCGGCCTTATAGTCGTGGAAGCGGTAGTCGAGGCCGCGCGCCTCGATGAAGAGGCGCGCCTTCTTGATCGTGTCGCAATTCCTGATGCCGTACATGGTGATGGTCATGGCCGCCGGATCTCCGCCAAGGCTTGAAGGTGCAGCCTACCCCGAATCATCGGGGCGGCTCGACGCTGACCACGGTCAGGGCGTGGTGGCGGCCGTCGCGCGCGGTCCAGCCGATGGACTGGCCCGCGGACAGGCCGATCAGCGCCGCGCCGATCGGGGTCAGGATCGACAGGGTGCCGGCGGCGATATCCGCCTCCGCCGGGAACACCAGGCGCAGGTGCCGGTGCTGGCCGTCGTCGGTATCGAAGGCGACGGTGGAGCCCATGCGCACCACGCCGGCCGGGACCTTGTGGTCGGCGACGACGCGGGCGCGGTCCAATTCGGCCTGAAGCTCGGCGGCCAGCACCGGGTTGCGGTCCTCGATCGCGGCGGCAAGGTCGCTCAGGCGGTTGTAGTCCCCGGTGCCGACGGTGATGGCGGGCTTCCGGGCGGGCTTTGTGGTCCGGGTCATGACAGGCGTGCTCCGGGCAGGGCGCGGCAGGGCGCCTCGTGGTTGAACGATGGAAAGCTGAACGATGGGAAATACGACGCTGGCGCCCCGGGGCCGGCCGAAAGCCGGCAGATGACGGCCCCCCGCACGGGGGCGCAAACGGCCGGGCCGGGGGCTTAGAGATCCGCGATCGGCAGAAGCCGGCGGAGGATGGCTGCGGTCGTCCTCATGCCCCATAGATGAGGACCGCCGCCCGCCCTGTCAACCCGGGCGCATGAAACCGGCCTTCGCGGTCGACCCGGGGCACCGCCCCGGGTTACCCTCCCGGCCATGACCGTCGACCTTGCCCTTGTCCTCGCCCTGCTCCTGGCCGCCGTCGCCATGTTCGCCTTGAACCGGCCGCGCATGGATGTGGTCGGCCTCCTGATGATCGTGGCCCTGCCGCTGACCGGGGTGATCACCGCGCCCGAGGCGCTGGCCGGCTTCGCCGATCCCAGCATCGTGCTGATCGCCGCCCTCTTCGTGATCGGCGAGGCGCTGGTGCGCACCGGCGTCGCCCAGCGCCTGGGCGACCTGCTGATCACCCGCGCCGGCCACAACGAGACGCGGCTGATCGTGCTCCTGATGATTCTCGTCGCCGGTGTCGGCTCGGTGATGAGTTCGACCGGGGTGGTCGCCATCTTCATCCCGGTCGTGCTGCGGGTGGCGCGCAGCGCCGGCATCGCCCCGGCCCGCCTGCTGATGCCGCTGTCCGTCGCGGCCCTGATCAGCGGCATGATGACCCTGGTGGCGACAGCGCCCAACCTGGTGGTGCACGCCGAATTGCGGCGCCACGGGCTGGACGGCTTCGGCTTTTTCGCCTTCTCGCCCTTCGGCCTGCCGATCCTGGCGCTGGCCATCGTCTATATGCTGTTCGCGCGCCGCCTGCTGGCGCCGGGCAGCGGCGCCGAAGCGGGCACGACGCGCCGTCGCCGGCCCCGGCTGGCCGAATGGATCGAGGATTATGCGCTGGAGAAGCGGGAATACCGGCTGCGCCTGCCGCCCGGATCGCCCCTGGCCGGGCAGATGCTGCGCGCCCTCGACCTTCGCGCCACCGCGGGCGTCAACATCATCGCGATCGAGCGCGGCCCCCGGTTCGGCCGCCGCCTGATCCGGCCCCTGGCCGAGACGGTGCTCGAGGCGGGCGACGTCCTGATGCTCGACGTCTTCCGCCCGCAGGTGACGATCGAGGATGTGACCGGTCTCTACGGCCTGGAGCGCCTGCCCCTGACCGGGCGCTATTTCGCCGATCGGCGCCAGGAGATCGGCCTGGCCGAGGTCATGGTCCCCGCGACCTCCCGGCTGCTCGGCAAGACCGTGGTCGAGGCGCGCTTCCGCACCACCCACGACCTGGCGGTGATCGGCCTGCGCCACGGCCGCAAGGCCATGGCCGAGGATGTGCTGAACCGCCCGCTCGCCGCCGGCGATACGCTTCTCGTCGCCGGGCCCTGGCGGGCGATCCGGAAGATACAGGAAGATCTGGCCGATCTCGTCGTCCTGGC
Encoded proteins:
- a CDS encoding DUF692 domain-containing protein, whose amino-acid sequence is MIRGVPFGRTGIGLRAPHVAALAARLDGGGPLPAFVEIHAENHMPGGAADDRLLDRIAEALPLSVHGVALSLGSAGGVDEAHLARFAGLVRRLRPALVSDHLAWSAGGGHYWNDLLPLPRSREALDVVAANVARVQDRIGRPLLVENPSAYLDFEGAAMGEGEFLAALVARTGCGLLLDLNNIVVSAANLDLDPERMLAAMPLAAAGEIHVAGHAVVPLDDGGHLLIDDHGSAVGPAVLALLSRVRALRPDLPVLLERDRDLPSLDELLAEAASIDGAFETERRRHACG
- a CDS encoding DUF2282 domain-containing protein, which encodes MSILSRTGLLAATVAAAAGLAATAAQAADNEKCYGVVKAGQNDCQTASSSCAGTSTVDGQKDAWILVPAGTCAKLVGGSAAPKG
- a CDS encoding sigma-70 family RNA polymerase sigma factor; its protein translation is MAGDGDQAAAFSQLMQAAQDGDRRAYATLLQAITPYLRAQVRRYLRNPADVEDVVQEILLTVHRVRQTYDPARPFMPWLVAIARRRVVDRLRSKGRLDAREVVVAPDDETFTMAAANTEAEPPDHEALRAAVAKLPQGQRLAVELLKFQDLSLREASEKSGMTVGALKVAAHRAYKALRAALGGKAEADDERG
- a CDS encoding NrsF family protein, with translation MTREVERVAVTAETDRLIEALAGSAAPVRRLRPPLVRAAFWLAGAGALVAAFTLFHAVNQGHSLRSLFGGFADLSFTLQWLASIATGVTAIIAAFELALPDRSRRWRLLPLPAVVLWLLTIGHGCLTDWIERGPDGFVAGHSLDCFVVIIGTSLPLGAGLAWMLRHAEAAWPLETITVGALGTAALSAAGLSLYHDLDASIMILIWHGGTTALIVWASRVLGRRWLRRRTSPRP
- a CDS encoding gamma carbonic anhydrase family protein — protein: MIYELGDKRVVREEGAWIAPGAVVIGAVTLKRNASVWFNAVIRGDNDPIVIGENTNIQDGSVLHTDDGVPLEIGSHVTVGHKVMLHGCIVGDNSLIGINAVILNRAKIGRNCIIGANSLIPEGREIPDGSLVMGSPGKVIRQLSETQVQILTMQALHYVENARRYARDLKVQDA
- a CDS encoding glutathione S-transferase family protein, with the translated sequence MADRPQIFGIPTSTFCWTARLVCAEKGQAHDFFEMIPGGVLDGVRHPFARVPVLRFRGITVYESPAIARYLDRELAGPPLQPKDSLALARMDQWISATADYLYDTMIGGVVAQRLVAPLDGREADEAIVAEQAAAMREQLGVVDEMLCSNRYLAGAELTLADLFLAPVIHWVDKTPEGNEALDVYPTLRRWFHGIAERDAFQATLPIVTF
- the mscL gene encoding large conductance mechanosensitive channel protein MscL; its protein translation is MLNEFKAFIMRGNVLDLAVGVIIGAAFGKIVTSLVDDIIMPPIGVIIGGIDFSGLYINLSGVEYASLAAAREAKAAVIAYGSFINVMIQFLIVAFAVFILIKAVNKVIARTPAAPAGPTKTEELLTEIRDSLKAK
- a CDS encoding ArsC family reductase codes for the protein MTITMYGIRNCDTIKKARLFIEARGLDYRFHDYKAEGIAPAQLNAWCDALGFETLLNRAGTTFRKLPEAERAGIDRAKAVALMLAQPSMIKRPVLDLGGRLLVGFKPEIYAGALEKI
- the rnk gene encoding nucleoside diphosphate kinase regulator → MTRTTKPARKPAITVGTGDYNRLSDLAAAIEDRNPVLAAELQAELDRARVVADHKVPAGVVRMGSTVAFDTDDGQHRHLRLVFPAEADIAAGTLSILTPIGAALIGLSAGQSIGWTARDGRHHALTVVSVEPPR